Part of the Zingiber officinale cultivar Zhangliang chromosome 6A, Zo_v1.1, whole genome shotgun sequence genome, TGCACAGGAAGATCTTCGGCAAGGAAGGGGGAGCCAAGCCCTAGCATCGATCTTCGCTCGCGATCAAACCATTGCCGGACAAGCCTTCCCTAATTCCATCTTTAGCTGATctcctctcgtgccttgcttcCTCCACAGAGCAGACACCTTTGCGGAATTGATGTTGCATCACCGGAACAGCAGATTCTAACCGAGAAAGTATGGCTGCATCCTTACCTTTTTCCTCCTCTTTGTTCTATTCGAGTGCCACCACCAGAGGGTGATCAATCTAGGTAAGCTTGTCTGGAATCTTGAAGAATTCATTGATAATGGTCTAATTAGTTTCCGTTGTGATGTTCTTCCTGATGTTGGACTCGTGGGAGGCATAGGAACAACTCCTTGATGGACTTCCTCTAGGCATATTTCTGTCCTATGCATTCTTGCGGCTGAGTAAGGTTTCGGTTGAAGTTTTGGGGGCTGTTTGAGGTGAGTGTGGTTATGTTTGTTGGATTCTAGTAGATACATTCTTGTACAAATTGCTTCTTGGATtatcatctactttggtttggatATTTATGTGGAATTAAACAGGGTGACCTAATCGACGTTGGATTGGGTTctaggtttagctagttgttgattATATGATtagctaaaaatatatatatgtatatcatgtgattgcaggacttggattcaagACGAGCGTTTCAACGTAGGACTTctggacacgatctacgtataaaggcgggtacctcttgacttatcttttatgatattgtcatttggatatgcatagtattttataactacaagcaatgaacatgtttgcctttggtatgtcactgttgatatccatagcatgttaggtttgtcgcgcatgatgtatccgtgcttatatctcgtgatttgttgccatgagtatcttattgccttgagtatcttagtttctagagtgacatgcTATGTTTTACTGAGgataggactaggttctggatttttggttttagtcatgtgtatctagattatctgatacttaggtttttatgccatgactggcttgtgtacctctgttTGTTTGTCATATAtggttcgtgtacctagaccttgttctttgatctgtgcatattgttggtacataggttatggaagggggatatgtttaggatctaggttgttataccagagAGGACCTGTATATCCTGGattcgtggatttgacctactgatactgtggtacccatattatatatatatggatttttctatgctgatcaggatataccatacttgttatgttcgggacatatgttttgatattctatctgacctgtgtactctagattttggtatgtgaccatcgcttttacagtacccatttggtatatatggatatggttatgttgatcagtttttgctatgcatagtgacatgcatcatgattgcatgctgtgcgattgtcggctccactatggttgagcccatcgccagttacatgtactgcacacacccccactcattgtttagtggtatatcaggcaggtgtgcggcggttctgctgtttggctccgttggtcatatgactcagcgtggtagccggcagtcagttccgctggcatttagtgtagcagcgtggtagccggcagatggtggactctgtttggctctgttggttaggtgactcagcgtggtagccggcagagatttcctccccgtcatcgtgtaccgggagatgaaagcattgagctcccccatttatgatttggggtcacaggacaggagtactccgacagcattccgtccactcggtcactgttcaggagcagtgatgttagagtgcacggtcatcacatgcattgattgcttttatttgtttgtgtttgctgcacttatatgctgcattttggtggatgcatttgtttgacatgcatacaggagacatactgcgtatcggtttgatgaccctttagttcaggataggagttcctggtgagtacagcttccttggttacttttcagttttgtatatttcctatatattattcggaagctgtattccatgtttattgctgttagatatatcttactaggcatgtctattggtattcgctgagttgttgaactcacccccgtggacactatcttttcaggtaccgggttatttatggtgtcgcttggagcatcctgtctgctggtccccgcgtcacatcagaagacatatcgctgcctttctgttgttttatcttggtatatgaaatttctgtatttcgatttgtgttctgattttgtttccgggtgttatattgttggttgtgtaagccttgccggctagcagttttgtgtttggttgtatttggtttctgtcagttttgttgtgttttggttttggtacagccgagtgggctgctttacttttaactgcgtggttgtgtcagccagaggctgaatttgatattaactgcatggtggttgttttcttttattgttatgattccagccgcatgtggctgaggtatattatgcctgtagaagtgcttcagattgtcacccgtacaggggaggtgctgccgaaatttcttcggacagagactccgtCGGGGCGTGAcaaaacatccactgttctaatctgtcaaacaaaagtatcatttggtctacttaactacagcaaagaacaaaaatagaagaattatacatgctgcagaagtcctagaatatTACCATCAGAAAAAATTGACATGGGATAATATACGCAATTtgcattccatgcaaatgcatgcatcatccaaagttttcaaaaatcaaatacctttcctactcaaatgtaatctagcatgcatttagTCCActtgaaccgcacttcatcaatttcaactcttgagtatttgagatttgtaaactataaaaatacataaataatatattagtaaaccaagacaaaaaatcatagttgaaaaaagtagtaagagcactaggtaacaagatgactaattggaatgtttaaaaagagaaacatttattaattatctcaaccacatcatatagtgatagatctatcattcctggggacttaatataatccaaaccaaaaattttaatctaactacataaacaacaattttaatctttcaaattcaattcattagtagttgacccaaatgacataactgtttatcactaagagtatatggaaagtaaataaattcacttttagtttgcaaataataaattcacttttatcactaagagtacatggaaagtaaataaattcctcagcATCAATAAAGATAAATAACATCCTCAGCATCAATAAAGATAagtaacatcaattcatttatatgatttccaatgaTACAATAACATCAAAACAAGTTTTTATTTCAAGGAGAAAATAGCTAAAATGCTAACTAGTCAACATGAATTTCACTGGAATGTTAAATTGTTGAGTTACAATTCAAAAGGAAGATACAATCACTAGAATGTAAAGTATCACTAGGAGAGGATCGTTAGTACCTGAGCTAGCTCCTTAACGGTGATGGTTCGGTTCCCCTCCCGCTCGAAGTGCTCAAAAGTCATACTTGTCATTTGTTCCCACCCATCCAAGGCCTCGAGGTGATGGGGACTGATTGCAGCAGCACAGAATTCTTCAAAGTCCATCTTTCTGTACGAGAGTGGCTCCAACTGGAGATGATATTATTTACAAGCATGAGTTTTAGAAAAGGTATACACCAGCAAATGAGAGATATTGTAGGTCCTTCGGaggttaaaaaaaaagtttttgatATGAGAAGGTGAAGAAGTGTGTTTCTTGtcataaaaaaattactttaagctTATATGAGTACTCAAATAGGTCAAAACTGCAGCATATAAATTCTGTAGTAATGGTAATGGTGGAGGCATACAAAAGAAACTTAGCAACTGAAAAAAAAATGGCAGCAGGAATGGATGCCTCGCCACATTTAAGATATCAATAACCTTACTCTCCTTCATTGCCTCATTTGCATTTTGCAATAGGGCCTGCACAAGGATAGACATAGAAGTAAATGACAGAGGGAAGTATGCAATTGAACAATCACATTTTGGATATTGGCAAACAAATTCGACTAGATTGACCATTCGAAAGTTGTCGAACGATATGTGACCTTCTCCGTTTGGTGCTAGCAGCTTAAACTGTGATCTTAGATAAAACAACTGATCCTCTGTTAGGGCTTTGGATAGCGCCTGAAAAGTGTGatgcaataaaaaaatattaaacaagtaagatGGAGTATACAACCATTGTATAAGTTCTGCATGTTGCTGTAAGACAGACTTCGAGGTTTTGATGAATTGAATATGATGGGTGCAAAATTGTTTGCCCGGGAACCGCTGTTTGTATGTTTGTTGTACTATTGCCTTAAGATATGATAAGAATAGGTTCAGCAAATCAGCaatcaaattttaaatgattttttttttttaaattattaggtTGGAGAAAGCCTCAAGTAGTAAAGACCAACACAGCTTAATCATGATAATGATTTATCAAGAATACCAAGTCTACAAGATTTGAAATTTAAGCACACATTTACCGGGTTTGTAGAGTAGTAGCTCTAAGATATCCATATTGGGTTTGCCTTCTAAGTCATCTATTGCTATATCAATTTTTGAACCTTTAATTGTTAGTTTAAAGGCACCATACATTGTAGATCTCTTAACGTTCAAGACACATAGATCTAACACTTGCCTGCATTATTCATTGAGTTGAAATTTTTccttctaatattgttaaataCTTCTATCTTGTTTTCATGTTAAACCTGGTATTTAATCCTTCCCCATTCTACATTAGCATTGCTTAAGTTTGTTGTGGAAATTCCATTTCATGCACTAACCCATATCAACTGAGGATATTTGGGTTATCAATGTATGGATAATTGAGAGCAATTATCAGGTCGAAATAGTTTCTTAGTAACAGTGGATGCTATAAGTTGTCATAAAACAATTTGACATATGATTCAAGAATGATGTGAACAAACAAGTAACTACTGTATAAAATTCTACAAATCCAAAGCCAACTAAAGAATAATTGAAAAGACCTGTTAGAAAAATCTGAAACAATTTCAATTGGCATCTTGAGCTGATCAAACTCAAAAATGCCTTCCAAGTAGCCAAGTTAAATATGAGTGTCACGCGATGTTGACAATTATTAGTTTGTAACCCTTCCCACTTTTCTCTTTCCAATCTAATAttacttatatcctactcaagaTTATTATTACTTCTCATCATTTGTTGTTGTACTTTGATAGATTTATGTTAATGCAACAATTCTTACATGATgctttcataaaaaataaaagctgAAAAAAGAGGACTCTATTCCATTACAGCAAAAATCTATAAAATACCTAAAATATAATGTAGAAAATGATAAGTTGAATGACACATTCAAAAACTTCAGTGGCAaaggaaactcacaacaaatggtACCAGAGAAAACAACAAAAGGAACCCATAACAAAATAGGATAACATTTTCATGTTTAACATCACCAAAAAAACAATCAACTAGACCATGCCACTAAACAATGCTCACCTGGTTTAACAAAATCGGAAAGGCCAAAATCAATCAACTTCATCTGAGCATTTTCATCTCTGGTGGTGAAAAGAAAATTCTGTTgttaaatacaaggaagaaatatTAACAGCGCTGAAAAATATATGTTGAAAAAGAAATGAACAGCAGAATACCCTAAGTTGCCCTTGTAAAATAAGAGATCTAAAGTAATATCATGTCTGCATAAATTGAATCAAAGTTCTCTATGATACAAACCTCTGGCTTTAAATCACGATGCACAACACCTTGAAGATGACAAAAGGTAATTACACTCAGTATTTGAATAACTATAGCTTTTGCATCCTCCTCTGAGTACCTTCCACCTCTTGAGAACACAAGGGGAAAAAAGCAATCAAAagttattaattttcaaattcaaataatcaaataGATATAAATTATGGCCAATAAAATCACTTTTTTACCTAGATAAAATTCTTTCTAATAATTCTCCACCTTCACATAATCTGGGAAAGAGAAAAACATATTGTTGAGTTCCAAATTAACAGAAGtactacataatttttttttaaaaaaattgctgCCCATCATCTTAGAAGTgttcattttaaaatttgtatGGAAAAGTATTATCATATTTCCTTAGTGCAGGATACAAAGTGGAAAGCAAAGAGGCATATTAGTAGATACTACATGCAAAAAGTTTTGGATATATCAACTCTATCTTGTGACATGGAACAAATATCAGATGTAGAAATATTGTTACTCATTGTTAAGCTAACTAGAGTTAATTAAGACATACTCCATGACTATGTAGACGTTAAGTGCATCCTCACATGCATCATAAAATTTGACAAGATTATTATGGTTGGACAAGGCTTTGAGGATTTTGACCTCTCTACGAACGTCTTCAATTGATATTCGTGTTGTCATCTGTAAAAATAAGAAAGAACCTGTGAAGTTTCAAAACACCCATTACAATGTTAAAATGCAGTGCCCATGAAATCATGTTTACATAAAAAGTCAAATTTGCAGTCACCCTAACATCAAGATCAAATGCACCTAAACCTTAGTTCATAGACAGCCGATCAAACTACAGGAAGTCATTACAAGGTATGAATGGCTAAGTTGTCAATTAGTGAATAAGGAATCATGTTCCAGAATTGAAGGTTCACTGAATGAAGTAAAAAATCTATATAAAAAGTCTATCAAAGTATATACCAGCCAACATGATAAGAATAACAACCAAATGTGCTCAATTCAACAAACATAAATTGAATGTTTAGTCTtttcttagtttgtttctgagAAACACATGCAAACTATGAAAAAGATTTGGAAAGTGTCTCTCATGAAATTCATTCTGAGAAACCAGGGTGCTTGTTCCATGCAAATATAAATGCTAGCTCATCTTAAC contains:
- the LOC121994793 gene encoding CDPK-related kinase 3-like — encoded protein: MTTRISIEDVRREVKILKALSNHNNLVKFYDACEDALNVYIVMEGGRYSEEDAKAIVIQILSVITFCHLQGVVHRDLKPENFLFTTRDENAQMKLIDFGLSDFVKPGNSTTNIQTAVPGQTILHPSYSIHQNLEALSKALTEDQLFYLRSQFKLLAPNGEGHISFDNFRMALLQNANEAMKESKVIDILNVLEPLSYRKMDFEEFCAAAISPHHLEALDGWEQMTSMTFEHFEREGNRTITVKELAQNKEEEKGKDAAILSRLESAVPVMQHQFRKGVCSVEEARHERRSAKDGIREGLSGNGLIASEDRC